A genome region from Arachis duranensis cultivar V14167 chromosome 6, aradu.V14167.gnm2.J7QH, whole genome shotgun sequence includes the following:
- the LOC107495968 gene encoding protein BRASSINAZOLE-RESISTANT 1, with protein sequence MASDGATSAATSRRKPSWRERENNRRRERRRRAIAAKIYAGLRAQGNYNLPKHCDNNEVLKALCAEAGWAVEEDGTTYRKGCKPPLANNGAGTSSRNTPFSSQNPSPLSSSFPSPIPSYQVSPTSSSFPSPFRLDGENTSNLIPYLRNAIPASLPPLRISNSAPVTPPLSSPTSRNPKPIPTWEAIAKESMSSFSYPFFAASAPASPTHRQFYTPATIPECDESDTSSTIESGQWLKFQAFGPSASAMPTSPTFNLVNPVAAQHYVPDKAIQGLRISSAEEFGVQPQVKPWVGEKIHEVGLDDLELTLGSGKARS encoded by the exons ATGGCTTCCGACGGTGCTACATCGGCGGCGACTAGCCGGAGGAAGCCGTCGTGGCGTGAGAGGGAGAACAAtcggaggagagagaggaggaggagagctATAGCGGCCAAGATCTACGCTGGTTTGCGAGCTCAGGGGAACTATAACTTGCCGAAACACTGTGATAACAACGAGGTGCTTAAAGCTCTCTGTGCTGAAGCTGGTTGGGCCGTTGAAGAAGACGGAACCACGTATCGCAAG GGCTGCAAGCCACCGCTGGCCAATAATGGTGCAGGCacttcctccagaaacacaccTTTCTCTTCACAGAATCCTAGTCCTCTGTCTTCATCTTTTCCAAGTCCAATTCCTTCCTACCAAGTCAGTCCTACTTCCTCCTCTTTCCCGAGCCCTTTCCGTTTGGACGGAGAGAACACATCGAACCTCATTCCATACCTTCGTAATGCTATTCCTGCATCCCTCCCTCCTCTAAGGATATCAAATAGTGCCCCTGTGACACCACCACTCTCATCGCCAACTTCAAGAAATCCTAAACCGATTCCCACATGGGAAGCTATTGCAAAAGAATCCATGTCGTCTTTTAGTTATCCTTTCTTTGCAGCTTCAGCCCCCGCTAGCCCCACACACAGACAATTTTACACCCCGGCAACTATCCCGGAATGTGACGAGTCGGATACTTCCTCCACCATTGAGTCTGGCCAGTGGCTGAAATTCCAAGCATTTGGACCCTCTGCATCGGCGATGCCAACATCTCCAACCTTCAATCTTGTTAACCCTGTAGCGGCTCAGCACTATGTGCCTGATAAAGCAATCCAAGGGCTGAGGATAAGTTCCGCAGAAGAGTTTGGGGTACAGCCACAGGTAAAGCCTTGGGTCGGAGAAAAAATTCATGAGGTAGGATTGGATGATTTGGAGCTTACACTTGGAAGCGGAAAAGCACGGAGCTAA
- the LOC107495978 gene encoding DEAD-box ATP-dependent RNA helicase 38 has translation MAEPAVTDADKTITTTTLPSLNIDELSIDENKKPPKLLDDPEDSNIQAVSSDDTPYTSAATFEELNLSAELLKGLYVEMKFQKPSKIQAISLPMILNPPHRDLIAQAHNGSGKTTCFVLGMLSRVDPSTQATQALCICPTRELAIQNTEVLRKMGKHTGISSHCAVPTDSRDSIPIQKGEKIKAQVVIGTPGTIKKWISFKKLEVTKLTILVFDEADQMLAEDGFKDDSLRIMKEIEKSNSSCQVLLFSATFNDIVKNFVERTVKKDHNKLFVKKEELSLDAVKQYKVQCTDELSKIEVIKDYIFELGENVGQTIIFVRTRQSAKMLHKSLVNMGYEVTSIQGAPDHEERDKIVKEFRDGLTQVLISTDVLARGFDQQQVNLVINYDLPIKHTAEYTREFEPDYEVYLHRVGRAGRFGRKGAVFNLIHDEKDERLMSKIENHFGTRVSEVREKSVEDYKAALKEAGLLQAYSELNR, from the exons ATGGCTGAACCCGCCGTCACCGACGCCGATAAAACAATCACCACCACCACATTGCCGTCGCTCAACATCGACGAATTATCGATCGACGAAAACAAGAAACCTCCGAAGCTATTAGACGATCCGGAAGACTCCAATATCCAAGCG GTTAGTTCTGACGACACGCCGTACACCTCGGCGGCGACGTTCGAGGAATTGAACTTGTCGGCGGAGCTTTTGAAAGGACTCTACGTTGAGATGAAGTTCCAGAAACCGAGCAAGATCCAAGCTATAAGCTTGCCGATGATCTTGAATCCGCCGCACCGTGATTTGATCGCTCAGGCTCACAACGGTTCCGGCAAGACCACGTGCTTTGTTTTAGGGATGCTTAGTCGTGTGGATCCTTCGACGCAAGCTACTCAAGCTCTCTGCATTTGTCCAACGAGGGAGCTTGCTATTCAG AACACTGAAGTTCTCCGGAAGATGGGGAAGCACACAGGGATTAGCTCGCACTGTGCCGTTCCGACGGATAGCAGGGATTCAATTCCAATTCAAAAAGGGGAGAAAATTAAGGCTCAGGTGGTTATTGGGACTCCTGGCACTATCAAGAAGTGGATTTCATTCAAGAAATTGGAGGTGACCAAATTGACGATTCTTGTCTTTGATGAGGCTGATCAAATGCTTGCTGAG GATGGTTTTAAGGATGATTCCTTGAGGATaatgaaagaaatagaaaaatccaattctagCTGCCAG GTTCTTCTATTTTCTGCCACATTCAATGACATTGTCAAGAACTTTGTTGAGAGGACAGTTAAAAAGGACCATAATAAACTTTTTGTTAAGAAAGAAGAGCTTTCTTTAGACGCTGTCAAGCAATATAAAGTGCAGTGCACTGATGAGTTGTCGAAGATTGAGGTGATAAAAGATTACATATTCGAGTTAGGAGAAAATGTGGGCCAAACCATCATATTCGTGCGCACGAGACAGAGTGCAAAAATGCTGCACAAGTCACTTGTCAATATGGGTTACGAGGTGACTTCGATACAAGGTGCTCCTGACCATGAAGAGAGAGACAAAATTGTCAAAGAGTTCAGAGATGGTTTGACTCAAGTTCTTATATCGACGGATGTTCTTGCTCGAGGCTTTGATCAGCAACAG GTCAATTTGGTTATCAACTATGATCTCCCAATAAAACATACTGCGGAGTATACACGGGAATTTGAGCCTGATTATGAGGTGTACTTGCACAGAGTTGGTAGGGCTGGTCGATTTGGCCGCAAGG GGGCTGTGTTTAACCTAATACATGATGAAAAAGATGAAAGGCTGATGTCAAAGATCGAGAACCATTTTGGCACCCGTGTATCAGAG GTACGAGAAAAAAGTGTCGAAGACTATAAAGCTGCACTTAAGGAAGCCGGTCTACTACAAGCATACTCAGAACTGAATCGGTGA